The genomic window CTGATTTCCAATTTTTGGGCAAAAGCATAGTAGGAACTCGATACTTTTTTGCGCGCTCCAACACAAAGGCATTTTGATTATTGCTCACTACCAAGGCCACTTTTACCTGCTGCGAATTTTGGAAATATTCCATAATCTTCTCAGCATTTGAGCCACTTCCCGATGCAAATATTGCGATGTTCTTCACAAATAATTTTTTTAACGAACCTAAGTAATTCGCTTTAAAGTTTGACCAATTCAGGATTTTTCACCGGATAAATTTTTGAAAATATCCAGCCAGCCAACATAGAAAGCGCAAAGGAAGGTGCCAGCACATCCAGTTCTACAAAATAGGGGCCAATGCCCTCAATATTCTGAATTACAAATTTGAACAATGGCACGCTCAAAAATCCGGTAATCATTGAAGCTATAGCTCCTTGTTCTGAGTACCCTTTCCAAAAAAGCGACAAAATAATTACCGGACAAAAAGTGGCGGCAATACCCGACCAACCAAAAATGATAAACCAAAACACACTCCTGTCTGGTGTAAGTACAGCTACCAACAGCGCAATACCCAATGCGGCAAATGCCATAACAACAGTTACAAAACGTGACACATTTTCCAATTTGTTATCGGGAATTTCAGGATGCCATATCTGCTGATAAAAATCGCGTGTAACGGCACTGGAAGCCACTACCAGCAAAGAATCAATAGTGGACATAATTGCAGAAAGCACTATGGCAATGTACATGGCGAAAATGAACAGCGGCATTAAATTGTCGGCCAAAACAATCAACACTTCCTCTCCTTTTGTACCAAGTATAGCCTCAGGATCCTGGCCGGCTTCGGTAAATAAATACCTGCCCAGCAAACCAATGGTCACAGCTGCAGCATCAGTCAATAAAGTAAAAGCAATGGCCACCCAGCGCCCCTTGTTGATCTCGGCTTCATTTTTTACGGAAATAAACCTCACATAAACCTGTGGAGAACCCAGAAAGCCCAGCCCGATCATGGAAAAACCAAGTATAGTGGCCGCATTC from Chitinophagales bacterium includes these protein-coding regions:
- a CDS encoding sodium/proline symporter, whose translation is MITKIIVLGLYFAVLFIIGLVASKRIKGLSDFYVGGKNLGYWVVAFSARATGESGWLLLGLTGMGAVAGISAYWVVLGELLGVAISWFFMAKPFKRLTDEYDSVTVPDYLKSRFKSTTHTLRIIAASALAIFVVIFVSAQIDTTGKAFEAMLGMNYYSGALLGFFIVLAYIFTGGFVAVAWSDLFQGVMMFFGLLALPIVGWWTLDNSAELFTGLKNIDPALVNIWGGNPDPWMNAATILGFSMIGLGFLGSPQVYVRFISVKNEAEINKGRWVAIAFTLLTDAAAVTIGLLGRYLFTEAGQDPEAILGTKGEEVLIVLADNLMPLFIFAMYIAIVLSAIMSTIDSLLVVASSAVTRDFYQQIWHPEIPDNKLENVSRFVTVVMAFAALGIALLVAVLTPDRSVFWFIIFGWSGIAATFCPVIILSLFWKGYSEQGAIASMITGFLSVPLFKFVIQNIEGIGPYFVELDVLAPSFALSMLAGWIFSKIYPVKNPELVKL